One window from the genome of Cloacibacillus sp. encodes:
- the coaD gene encoding pantetheine-phosphate adenylyltransferase has protein sequence MIRAVYPGSFDPITNGHIYISERAAALFDELVVAVLVNPEKRSTFSEEERQIMAREALVHLPNVKVKYFNGLLVDFMRQQQSRIIIRGLRALSDFEYEFQLAQMNRQLAPEIETFFIVTDAKYSYISSRAIKDTIKFGGAVRDMVPPGVYRRLRERIPPRNL, from the coding sequence ATGATTAGAGCGGTCTATCCTGGGTCATTCGACCCAATAACCAACGGACATATATATATATCAGAACGCGCGGCCGCGCTCTTTGACGAGCTGGTAGTCGCGGTGCTTGTGAACCCCGAAAAACGTTCCACCTTCAGCGAGGAGGAACGCCAGATAATGGCGCGCGAAGCGCTGGTCCATCTGCCGAACGTCAAAGTCAAATACTTCAACGGCCTGCTGGTGGATTTCATGCGCCAGCAGCAGAGCCGCATAATAATCCGAGGCCTGCGCGCGCTGTCAGACTTTGAATACGAATTTCAGCTGGCTCAGATGAACCGACAGCTTGCGCCGGAGATAGAGACATTCTTCATCGTCACGGACGCAAAATATTCCTACATCTCAAGCCGCGCGATAAAAGACACGATAAAATTCGGCGGGGCGGTGCGGGATATGGTTCCCCCCGGAGTATACAGAAGACTGCGGGAAAGGATACC